A window of the Candidatus Omnitrophota bacterium genome harbors these coding sequences:
- a CDS encoding tetratricopeptide repeat protein: protein MQMKTAILKRSSLIILSVIPNLVIVCIGNIYASSVRGNFAADYTATEPQTGQGQPGIYASSQEGVVREYARMADAKQRQFQEKTEAINRHYSKGKTYYDTKQYGNARLCFEQILEIDPSHEPAKLFLKSVILHEQVFAARKRIEGIKIQLADVMSEYDKRVQRVDRLAVKYFLEMAQKECQIGNFKAAEGYYNLCYKIHPYSKDDIEWFVKATHELMLLYDKLEQENTGMEELLNSIE, encoded by the coding sequence ATGCAGATGAAAACCGCCATATTAAAGCGTTCAAGCTTAATAATATTATCTGTAATACCTAATCTTGTTATCGTTTGCATTGGCAATATTTACGCCTCATCGGTAAGAGGCAATTTTGCGGCAGACTATACCGCAACCGAGCCGCAGACTGGACAAGGCCAGCCCGGTATTTACGCCTCATCTCAAGAAGGCGTAGTCAGAGAGTATGCCAGGATGGCGGACGCCAAGCAGAGGCAGTTTCAGGAAAAGACAGAGGCTATCAACAGGCATTATAGCAAGGGTAAGACATATTACGATACAAAGCAATATGGCAACGCAAGACTCTGCTTTGAGCAGATCCTTGAGATAGATCCCTCGCATGAACCGGCGAAGCTTTTTTTAAAATCCGTTATCCTGCATGAGCAGGTTTTTGCCGCGCGCAAGAGAATAGAAGGGATAAAGATACAGCTTGCCGATGTGATGTCCGAATATGATAAACGGGTCCAGCGCGTGGACAGGCTTGCGGTTAAGTATTTTCTTGAGATGGCTCAAAAAGAATGCCAGATAGGAAATTTCAAAGCGGCGGAAGGTTATTACAATCTATGCTATAAGATACATCCTTACAGCAAAGATGATATAGAATGGTTTGTCAAGGCCACGCACGAGCTTATGCTTTTATATGATAAGCTTGAGCAAGAAAATACAGGGATGGAGGAGCTTCTGAACTCTATTGAATAA
- the polA gene encoding DNA polymerase I: protein MDKKRLFLIDGNSFCYRAFYAIRELANSKGFPTNAVYGFVSMLKKIIESEQPEFLAIAFDLKGPTFRHEKYEAYKLHRKPMPESLAAQIPVIKDIVRAYRIPIYEKQGFEADDIIGTISLRADKNGIMTLIVTGDKDALQLVSKNTRVYSTHKEGVIYDEDAVISRFGVGPKHVVDIMALMGDSSDNIPGVPGIGEKTAVDLLAEFKTVDNLIKNADKIKSRSKASLIKENIDKIYLSRELAEIDRMVDIDIDFEAMRTTQPDAQALFALFSELEFRKLAEEFSPKRQPEGAYSVISSEDEFGLLLESLKKDKLWAFDFETTSTDPMDCEIVGVSFCRAAGKADYVSFVGDGWPVSQKQFVLDNLKTVFENHSIKKIGQNIKYECVLLRNLGINLKGIFFDTMVASYLLNPSKPNHNLSDIAMEHLGLTMTDISELIGKGKTKITMAQVPLDSIARYCCQDSDVTFRLKEVLEEKLERKSLDGLFRDIELPLIEVLSDMEFHGVKIDTSFLVSMSKSLRERLDDLTRRIYESAGCEFNINSPKQLGHVLFEKLALPVIKKTKTGVSTDSDVLSALSVNYDLPKIVLEYREFSKLVSTYIDALPRLVNGRTKKVHTSFNQTVTATGRLSSSDPNLQNIPVRTDIGKKIRGAFKPSFENGIILSADYSQIELRILAHLSMDNTLVEAFINGMDIHRYTASLIFDRPAREIDDTMRNQAKTVNFGIIYGMSPYGLSKELGIPVDTAKGFIDAYFSRYPGVREFMLSQIEFARENGYVLTMFNRRRYIPEISSENQNVRQFAERTAVNTPIQGTAADMIKIAMINVSNKLKAADLKTKMILQVHDELVFDMPKPELEKASSIIKESMEGVVKLKVPIKVNVANGKSWQDA, encoded by the coding sequence ATGGATAAAAAAAGACTGTTCTTAATAGACGGTAATTCATTCTGTTACAGGGCTTTTTATGCCATAAGGGAGCTTGCCAATTCTAAGGGTTTTCCTACAAACGCCGTGTATGGCTTCGTCTCAATGCTCAAAAAAATTATAGAATCGGAACAGCCGGAATTCTTAGCTATAGCTTTTGACCTGAAGGGGCCTACATTCAGGCATGAAAAATATGAAGCCTATAAACTTCACCGTAAGCCTATGCCCGAGTCCCTTGCGGCACAGATACCGGTTATCAAGGATATTGTCAGGGCCTACCGGATACCGATTTACGAGAAGCAGGGTTTTGAGGCAGATGACATTATCGGGACCATATCATTGCGCGCAGATAAAAACGGCATTATGACACTTATCGTTACCGGCGATAAAGACGCGCTTCAGCTTGTGTCAAAAAATACAAGGGTCTATTCAACGCACAAAGAAGGCGTTATATATGATGAGGATGCGGTCATTTCCCGTTTCGGTGTGGGTCCTAAACATGTGGTGGACATCATGGCCCTTATGGGGGATAGCAGTGACAATATACCCGGGGTGCCGGGTATCGGCGAAAAAACAGCTGTTGATCTTTTGGCAGAGTTCAAGACCGTGGACAATTTGATAAAGAACGCGGACAAGATTAAAAGCCGTTCCAAGGCCAGTTTGATCAAAGAGAACATTGATAAGATATATTTAAGCAGGGAGCTTGCCGAAATAGACAGAATGGTTGATATAGATATTGATTTTGAGGCCATGCGGACAACCCAGCCTGATGCCCAAGCGCTGTTTGCTCTTTTTAGTGAGCTTGAATTTCGTAAGCTGGCCGAAGAGTTCTCTCCAAAGCGCCAACCCGAAGGGGCCTATAGCGTGATATCTTCAGAAGATGAATTCGGCCTGCTTTTGGAGTCATTGAAAAAGGACAAGCTCTGGGCTTTTGATTTTGAGACTACCTCAACCGACCCCATGGACTGCGAGATTGTTGGGGTATCGTTCTGCCGGGCCGCCGGAAAGGCGGATTATGTCAGTTTTGTAGGAGACGGATGGCCTGTGTCCCAAAAACAATTTGTATTAGACAACCTCAAAACCGTTTTTGAGAATCATTCCATAAAAAAGATCGGACAAAATATAAAATATGAATGCGTTTTATTGCGTAACCTTGGTATCAACCTAAAAGGTATATTTTTTGATACCATGGTGGCATCTTATCTTTTGAATCCGTCAAAACCCAACCACAACCTTTCCGATATCGCCATGGAACACCTTGGGCTTACGATGACGGATATCAGCGAGCTTATAGGTAAAGGCAAAACGAAGATTACGATGGCGCAGGTTCCACTGGACAGCATAGCAAGATATTGTTGCCAGGATTCTGACGTTACATTCCGGTTGAAAGAGGTGCTTGAAGAGAAATTGGAACGCAAATCTTTGGACGGCCTTTTCAGGGACATAGAACTCCCGCTCATAGAGGTATTATCTGATATGGAATTTCATGGGGTGAAAATAGATACGTCCTTTCTTGTTAGCATGTCAAAGTCCCTTCGGGAGAGGCTTGATGACCTTACAAGGCGTATATATGAGTCTGCCGGCTGTGAATTCAATATAAACTCTCCAAAGCAGCTTGGCCATGTGCTTTTTGAAAAATTAGCTCTGCCGGTGATAAAGAAGACAAAGACGGGCGTATCAACGGATTCGGACGTGCTTTCCGCTCTTTCAGTAAATTATGACTTGCCCAAAATCGTACTTGAATACAGGGAATTTTCCAAGCTTGTATCCACGTATATTGACGCCTTACCGAGGCTTGTTAACGGACGCACTAAAAAGGTACACACGTCGTTTAACCAAACCGTGACGGCCACGGGCCGGCTTAGTTCGTCAGACCCCAATCTGCAGAACATACCGGTCAGGACGGATATTGGTAAAAAGATACGAGGCGCATTTAAGCCGTCTTTTGAAAACGGGATAATATTATCGGCGGATTATTCGCAGATTGAATTACGTATCCTGGCTCATCTATCCATGGACAATACATTAGTAGAGGCTTTTATAAATGGAATGGATATACACAGATATACTGCTTCGTTAATATTTGACAGGCCTGCGCGTGAAATTGACGATACCATGAGAAACCAGGCTAAAACGGTGAATTTTGGTATCATATACGGCATGAGTCCTTATGGCCTGTCAAAAGAATTGGGCATACCGGTTGACACGGCCAAAGGTTTTATAGATGCTTACTTTTCAAGATATCCGGGTGTTCGTGAATTTATGCTAAGCCAGATTGAATTTGCCAGGGAAAACGGTTACGTTCTTACCATGTTTAACAGAAGGCGGTATATACCCGAGATAAGTTCTGAAAACCAGAACGTAAGGCAGTTTGCCGAACGGACGGCCGTAAACACTCCGATACAGGGCACTGCCGCTGACATGATCAAGATCGCAATGATAAACGTGTCAAATAAACTTAAAGCCGCCGATTTAAAGACCAAGATGATATTACAGGTGCACGACGAATTGGTATTTGACATGCCGAAGCCGGAACTTGAAAAAGCCAGCAGTATCATTAAAGAGTCAATGGAAGGCGTGGTAAAACTGAAGGTACCCATAAAGGTAAACGTCGCGAACGGTAAGAGCTGGCAGGATGCGTAA
- a CDS encoding glycogen/starch synthase, translating to MKILFLSSEVVPFAKTGGLADVAGALPIALEDCGHEVRVIMPKYGCVKASGDSALLGKAINVRFIVNDKLYGREGIYGDKDGFDHPDNLDRFAYYCLKALEMVKEDGFRPDIIHCNDWQTGLVPVYLKSVYRDDPFFARTKTVFTIHNIAYNGVFDACQWHKTGLDKSLFNIDGLEYYGKFSLLKGGLMFSDIITTVSPTYAKEIQTGEYGCGMEGILQFRSSCLFGVLNGIDYDIWDPRRDRHIYKNYSSDNLELKYDNKRMLIEELGLDMNLGMPLIGTVGRLAYQKGYDILADIIPDMCGLGAGFVLLGSGELKYHNILSDIAKKLEKKVSINLAFDAVLAQKIYAACDIFLMPSRYEPCGLGQLISFRYSTVPVVRKTGGLADTVYEYDPDTEKGNGFVFADSTPGQLLEAVSRAVKVYNDRQRWMRLIKKIADYDFSWSASAHEYIRIYKKAAGVCD from the coding sequence ATGAAGATATTATTTCTTTCAAGCGAGGTGGTTCCTTTTGCCAAGACGGGCGGGCTTGCCGATGTTGCGGGCGCTTTACCCATTGCCCTGGAGGACTGCGGCCACGAGGTGCGCGTAATTATGCCTAAATACGGCTGTGTAAAAGCTAGTGGGGACAGCGCTCTGCTTGGCAAAGCGATCAATGTCCGCTTTATAGTCAATGATAAACTTTACGGCAGGGAGGGTATTTACGGAGATAAGGACGGTTTTGACCATCCGGATAATTTAGACAGGTTCGCCTATTATTGCCTGAAGGCGCTTGAAATGGTAAAAGAAGACGGTTTCAGGCCCGATATTATTCACTGCAATGATTGGCAGACCGGGCTTGTGCCTGTGTATTTAAAGAGCGTATACCGCGATGACCCGTTTTTCGCGCGGACAAAAACGGTTTTTACTATCCATAATATAGCCTATAACGGTGTTTTTGACGCCTGCCAATGGCATAAAACAGGCCTGGACAAATCTCTGTTTAATATAGATGGTTTGGAATATTACGGAAAATTCAGTCTTTTAAAAGGGGGTTTAATGTTCTCGGACATTATTACCACTGTCAGCCCAACATACGCCAAAGAGATACAGACCGGTGAATATGGTTGCGGCATGGAGGGTATACTGCAATTCAGGTCCTCATGCCTTTTTGGCGTGCTGAACGGGATAGATTACGATATATGGGATCCGCGCCGCGACAGGCATATTTACAAAAACTATTCAAGCGATAATCTTGAATTGAAATACGATAATAAGAGGATGCTGATTGAAGAACTCGGCCTGGATATGAATTTAGGCATGCCGCTTATCGGCACTGTCGGCAGGCTGGCTTACCAAAAAGGATACGATATCCTTGCCGATATCATACCCGACATGTGCGGCCTGGGCGCTGGTTTTGTGCTTTTGGGTTCAGGAGAGCTGAAATATCATAATATTTTAAGCGATATAGCTAAAAAACTCGAAAAAAAAGTGTCTATAAACCTTGCCTTTGACGCGGTATTGGCGCAGAAGATATATGCCGCCTGCGACATATTTCTTATGCCGTCAAGATACGAGCCGTGCGGCCTGGGGCAGCTTATCAGTTTCAGGTATTCCACGGTGCCTGTTGTAAGAAAGACCGGAGGGCTCGCGGACACCGTCTATGAATACGACCCGGATACGGAAAAAGGCAACGGGTTTGTGTTCGCCGATTCCACTCCGGGCCAATTGTTGGAGGCGGTGTCAAGGGCCGTAAAGGTCTATAACGACAGGCAGAGGTGGATGAGGCTTATAAAGAAAATAGCCGATTACGATTTCTCATGGAGCGCTTCCGCCCATGAATATATCAGGATATATAAGAAAGCCGCGGGGGTTTGTGATTAA
- the coaE gene encoding dephospho-CoA kinase (Dephospho-CoA kinase (CoaE) performs the final step in coenzyme A biosynthesis.) has product MIIGITGGMSTGVSSAARYIARFLHADLISADKLAHELLKDTGSLTKRLVSCFGRGIIGSKGLIDRKKLAARAFSCKTDYRKLCGIAYPVIKARIDEKINSLCEKGRRSIVIDAPMLIESGFYKRCDYIVVVMASLALQIQRCKIKKLSADEALSRIRFQMPLHDKVKRADYIIHNGSSLMDLRRCCRAAGKKIKKQGEGK; this is encoded by the coding sequence ATGATTATCGGGATTACAGGCGGCATGTCTACGGGAGTATCTTCCGCGGCACGGTATATAGCGCGTTTTTTACACGCAGACTTAATAAGCGCCGATAAGCTCGCGCACGAGCTTCTCAAGGACACGGGTTCTTTAACAAAACGGTTGGTATCCTGTTTTGGCAGAGGCATTATTGGCAGTAAGGGTCTTATTGATAGAAAGAAACTGGCTGCCAGAGCGTTCTCTTGTAAAACAGATTATCGTAAGCTATGCGGCATTGCTTACCCTGTCATTAAGGCCCGTATAGATGAAAAGATCAATAGCCTTTGTGAGAAAGGGCGTAGAAGTATTGTTATTGATGCTCCTATGCTGATTGAATCGGGGTTTTATAAAAGATGCGATTATATTGTAGTTGTAATGGCGTCATTGGCTTTACAGATACAGCGCTGTAAAATAAAGAAGCTGTCCGCTGATGAGGCGTTGTCCCGCATTAGGTTTCAGATGCCGCTTCACGATAAAGTCAAGCGAGCGGATTATATTATACATAATGGCTCAAGCCTTATGGATTTAAGGCGTTGCTGCAGGGCCGCAGGCAAAAAAATTAAAAAACAGGGAGAAGGTAAATGA
- the rho gene encoding transcription termination factor Rho: MTIDAAELKKMKVSELNQVASDLKVNGVTGLKKQDLIFRILQSQTRNEAAMNGGGVLEVLPDGFGFLRSPNYNYLPCPDDIYVSPSQIRKFDLRTGDTVHGQIRSPKEGERYFALLKVEQVNFTDAEKAKDKILFENLTPLYPKERFLLENDPKELSTRVMDLLTPIGKGQRGMIVAPPYSGKTIILQKIANAVTKNSPNTILIVLLIDERPEEVTDMERSVKGEVISSTFDEPAERHVQVAEMVLEKAKRLVEHKKDVLILLDSITRLARAYNTVVPHSGKILSGGVDSNALHKPKRFFGAARNIEEGGSLTIISTALVDTGSRMDEVIFEEFKGTGNMELQLDRSLFQKRIYPAIDIKRSNTRKEDLLMDPDELKRVWILRKILNELPSDESMQLLIEKLSKSKTNAEFLMGMNQ; the protein is encoded by the coding sequence ATGACTATAGACGCGGCAGAATTAAAGAAAATGAAAGTTTCGGAGTTGAATCAGGTTGCCAGTGATCTTAAGGTTAATGGCGTAACTGGCCTTAAAAAACAGGATCTTATATTCAGGATACTGCAATCCCAGACCCGCAATGAAGCCGCCATGAATGGCGGCGGAGTGCTTGAGGTCCTGCCCGACGGGTTTGGCTTTCTAAGGTCTCCTAATTATAATTACCTGCCGTGCCCGGATGACATCTATGTATCGCCCAGCCAGATCAGGAAGTTTGATTTAAGGACAGGCGATACCGTGCATGGGCAGATACGCTCTCCAAAGGAAGGAGAACGTTATTTTGCTCTGCTTAAAGTTGAACAGGTGAATTTTACTGACGCCGAAAAGGCCAAAGACAAGATTCTTTTTGAAAACCTTACCCCGCTTTATCCTAAAGAGAGGTTTTTACTGGAGAATGACCCGAAAGAGCTTTCAACAAGAGTCATGGATTTACTGACGCCCATAGGCAAAGGCCAGCGCGGGATGATTGTCGCGCCTCCTTATAGCGGTAAGACAATAATACTTCAGAAAATAGCTAATGCCGTGACTAAGAATTCCCCAAACACCATATTAATAGTGCTTTTAATTGATGAAAGGCCTGAAGAGGTGACTGACATGGAGCGCTCTGTCAAAGGCGAGGTGATCAGTTCTACTTTTGACGAACCGGCGGAACGCCATGTGCAGGTGGCCGAGATGGTGCTTGAAAAGGCAAAGAGGCTTGTTGAACATAAAAAAGACGTGCTTATTCTCCTGGACAGCATAACGCGCCTTGCCCGCGCTTATAATACCGTTGTCCCCCATAGCGGTAAGATACTTTCCGGCGGAGTTGATTCAAACGCCCTGCATAAGCCTAAAAGGTTTTTCGGCGCGGCGAGGAACATTGAAGAAGGCGGTTCTCTTACCATTATCTCTACCGCGCTGGTTGATACCGGAAGCAGGATGGACGAGGTGATATTTGAAGAGTTCAAGGGGACGGGCAATATGGAACTGCAATTAGACAGGAGCCTCTTTCAAAAAAGGATATATCCGGCCATTGATATCAAAAGGTCCAATACAAGGAAAGAAGACCTGCTCATGGATCCCGACGAGCTCAAACGGGTATGGATATTAAGGAAGATATTAAACGAGCTGCCTTCGGATGAGTCTATGCAGCTTCTTATTGAAAAATTATCCAAATCAAAAACGAACGCGGAATTTTTAATGGGCATGAACCAATAA
- the rpmE gene encoding 50S ribosomal protein L31 — translation MKKKIHPEYKETTITCACGEVIHTRCTKPNIKVEICSKCHPFFTGKQKFVDSAGRVEKFMKKYRKQ, via the coding sequence ATGAAGAAAAAGATACATCCGGAATACAAAGAGACCACTATAACATGCGCCTGCGGCGAGGTGATCCATACGCGCTGCACTAAGCCGAACATAAAAGTTGAAATATGTTCCAAGTGCCACCCTTTTTTCACGGGTAAGCAAAAATTTGTGGATTCCGCCGGCCGCGTTGAAAAATTCATGAAGAAATACAGAAAGCAATGA
- the prfA gene encoding peptide chain release factor 1, whose amino-acid sequence MLKLLENKKKRFEELKTLLSDDKVISDRPLYQKYAKELSSMSQLLEKYDAYMRYEDEKSGLEAMLREKHESDFIELAKLEIAHIEAKQSGVMFELEGMLIEDDPDASRNIIMEIRAGTGGLEASLFVSDLFRMYTKYAQANRWKVDVMNTSPSEAGGLKEVIFSVEGHDIFKRLKYESGTHRVQRVPSTEAQGRIHTSAVTVAVLPEAEEVDIKIEPKDLRIDVYRSSGCGGQSVNTTDSAVRITHIPTNVIVSCQDERSQLKNKVKAMKILRSRLFEKFRQDQADKITMQRRTQVGTGDRSQKIRTYNFPDRRVTDHRIGLTIHKLEAVLEGDLDDLINALIESDRKKKLENL is encoded by the coding sequence ATGTTAAAATTATTAGAAAATAAAAAAAAGCGTTTTGAAGAGCTGAAAACCCTGTTGTCGGATGACAAGGTTATAAGCGACAGGCCGCTGTATCAAAAATACGCCAAAGAACTGTCGTCCATGTCGCAATTGCTTGAAAAATACGACGCGTATATGCGGTATGAGGATGAAAAATCCGGCCTTGAGGCCATGCTTAGAGAAAAACATGAGTCTGATTTTATTGAGCTGGCCAAATTAGAGATAGCGCATATAGAGGCAAAGCAGTCCGGGGTCATGTTTGAGCTTGAGGGTATGCTTATTGAAGATGATCCGGATGCGTCGCGTAATATAATAATGGAGATAAGGGCCGGTACCGGCGGCCTTGAAGCTTCTCTTTTTGTCTCGGACCTGTTTAGAATGTACACGAAATACGCTCAGGCTAATAGATGGAAAGTGGATGTTATGAATACATCTCCATCCGAGGCAGGAGGCCTTAAGGAGGTGATATTTTCCGTTGAAGGCCATGATATTTTCAAAAGACTTAAATACGAAAGCGGGACACACCGCGTTCAGAGGGTGCCGTCTACGGAAGCCCAGGGCAGAATACATACATCGGCTGTGACGGTTGCCGTTTTGCCTGAAGCCGAGGAAGTGGATATCAAGATTGAACCTAAGGATTTACGCATTGACGTATACCGCTCAAGCGGATGCGGCGGCCAGAGCGTGAATACCACGGATTCAGCCGTTAGGATAACGCATATACCTACCAATGTGATTGTATCCTGTCAGGATGAACGCTCACAGCTTAAGAATAAAGTAAAGGCCATGAAAATACTGCGCTCGCGGCTTTTTGAAAAATTCAGGCAGGACCAGGCTGATAAGATAACCATGCAGAGAAGGACCCAGGTTGGCACGGGCGATAGGAGCCAGAAGATAAGAACCTATAATTTTCCGGACAGGCGCGTCACCGACCATAGGATAGGCCTTACTATTCATAAATTGGAAGCTGTATTAGAAGGTGATTTGGATGATCTGATAAACGCTCTTATTGAGTCGGACAGGAAAAAGAAACTTGAAAATCTCTAA
- the prmC gene encoding peptide chain release factor N(5)-glutamine methyltransferase, with translation MKISNTDIEHNAHTAGTQTGARKRIKINEIIRRLKDAGIESPAANAQAILRSLLNSSLVDLYVNEAELCADDFLSLEQMLNRRIKGEPLQYILGMANFLGHDIKVKKGVFIPRPETEILVQTMTHFLSGPRQLYPLNILDLCTGSGNIAISLTKALTHCKIISSDISDEALETAKKNAALNNVSESVISIKADLFSLPDDYRKLFDAVICNPPYISCADMNGIPVELRHEPGQALCGGADGMDFYRRIIKDSPDFLKKDGIIGLEIPDNSSNRIKAIVDSSGMFYDINFFDDLNGIARVVTARLK, from the coding sequence TTGAAAATCTCTAATACGGATATTGAACATAATGCCCATACGGCAGGCACGCAAACCGGCGCCCGTAAAAGAATCAAAATAAACGAGATTATCAGGCGCCTGAAAGACGCAGGCATAGAATCGCCTGCCGCTAATGCGCAGGCGATCTTGCGCAGTTTGCTTAATAGTTCTTTGGTAGATTTGTATGTCAATGAGGCAGAGCTTTGCGCGGATGATTTTTTGTCGCTTGAGCAGATGCTCAACCGCAGGATAAAAGGAGAGCCGTTACAGTATATATTAGGTATGGCAAATTTCCTCGGCCATGATATTAAAGTCAAAAAAGGTGTTTTTATACCAAGGCCTGAAACAGAGATACTTGTCCAGACGATGACACATTTTTTAAGCGGCCCGCGGCAGTTATACCCCTTGAATATACTTGACCTTTGCACTGGTAGTGGAAATATAGCTATATCATTGACAAAGGCATTAACCCATTGTAAAATAATAAGTTCCGACATTTCTGATGAGGCGCTTGAAACAGCTAAAAAAAACGCGGCGCTAAACAATGTATCGGAAAGCGTGATTTCCATAAAGGCAGACCTGTTTTCTCTGCCTGATGACTACAGAAAATTATTTGATGCCGTAATATGCAATCCGCCTTATATCAGCTGTGCTGATATGAACGGCATTCCGGTTGAGCTTAGACATGAACCCGGACAGGCTTTATGCGGCGGCGCGGACGGTATGGATTTTTACAGACGCATAATAAAAGATTCTCCGGATTTTTTAAAAAAAGACGGTATCATAGGCCTGGAAATACCGGATAACAGTTCCAATAGGATAAAGGCCATTGTTGACAGTTCGGGCATGTTTTACGATATAAATTTTTTTGACGATTTAAATGGCATCGCGAGAGTAGTTACGGCTCGCCTGAAATAA
- the murA gene encoding UDP-N-acetylglucosamine 1-carboxyvinyltransferase, producing MDKLIIEGPTRLSGEVRVDGSKNAALPIMAACILSNEKSLIKGVPQLSDVFTMCKILRALGVKTNFCDGVLEIDPAGYKGNTAAYSYVSTMRASICILGALLAKQKYAKVSLPGGCVIGPRPINIHIKGLRALGADITIEHGYVIAQTKGLRGSPVYLGGSFGSSVLATANVMMAATLAKGRTIIEYAACEPEIVDLANFLIKMGARIKGHNTHTIEIEGVKCLRGAEHTVIPDRIEAGTYMIASCASRGDIIIKGANIGHLRALTDKLSEAGAVINAKANGDIRVRAQRRLKTIDVTALSYPGFPTDLQAQMMALMSVSKGIAIITEKIYPERFMHVGELNRMGAHILLEGESAIIHGVKCLSGAEVMASDLRASAALVIGGLVARGKTTISRIYHLDRGYGNMEKKLSSLGAKIMRVKA from the coding sequence ATGGATAAACTTATTATAGAAGGGCCTACAAGATTATCGGGCGAAGTCAGGGTGGACGGCTCAAAGAATGCCGCGTTGCCCATAATGGCGGCCTGCATACTGTCCAATGAAAAATCCCTGATAAAAGGGGTGCCGCAATTAAGCGACGTCTTTACCATGTGCAAGATATTGCGCGCCTTGGGAGTAAAGACGAATTTTTGTGACGGAGTGCTTGAAATTGATCCGGCAGGATACAAAGGAAATACAGCGGCATATAGCTATGTAAGCACTATGCGCGCGTCCATATGTATACTTGGGGCCCTTTTGGCGAAACAGAAATACGCGAAGGTGTCATTACCCGGCGGATGCGTGATAGGCCCAAGGCCCATAAATATCCATATTAAAGGATTAAGAGCGCTTGGCGCCGATATAACAATAGAACACGGTTATGTAATAGCTCAAACTAAGGGTTTAAGGGGAAGCCCTGTATATCTGGGAGGCTCTTTTGGTTCTTCTGTTTTAGCTACTGCCAACGTGATGATGGCCGCAACGCTTGCCAAAGGCAGGACAATAATAGAATATGCCGCCTGCGAACCGGAAATAGTTGACCTTGCCAATTTTCTTATTAAGATGGGCGCCAGGATAAAAGGGCACAATACCCATACTATAGAAATAGAAGGAGTTAAATGCCTGCGTGGCGCGGAACATACCGTTATACCTGACAGGATAGAAGCCGGAACATACATGATAGCTTCCTGCGCATCCAGGGGGGACATTATTATAAAAGGTGCCAATATAGGGCACCTTAGAGCGCTTACCGATAAGCTTTCCGAGGCTGGCGCTGTCATTAATGCCAAAGCCAACGGAGATATAAGGGTCAGGGCCCAGCGAAGATTGAAAACAATAGATGTTACGGCATTGTCATATCCCGGTTTTCCGACGGATTTGCAAGCGCAGATGATGGCCCTTATGTCGGTTTCAAAAGGTATAGCCATAATAACCGAGAAAATATATCCCGAGCGTTTTATGCATGTCGGCGAATTAAACAGAATGGGGGCGCATATACTGCTTGAGGGGGAAAGCGCGATAATACACGGCGTAAAGTGTCTAAGCGGCGCCGAAGTTATGGCCTCCGATCTAAGGGCGTCCGCGGCTCTTGTGATAGGAGGTTTGGTTGCCAGGGGCAAAACGACCATTTCCAGGATATATCATCTTGACAGAGGGTATGGGAACATGGAGAAGAAACTCTCTTCTCTTGGCGCAAAGATAATGAGAGTCAAAGCATAG
- the rpsP gene encoding 30S ribosomal protein S16, translating to MSVSIRLKRMGTKGKPHFKIVVCDSHEGANSKSIEEIGFYDPSKNPVYVKIDKQRVAHWIGVGAKMTDTIKSIVQKA from the coding sequence ATGTCAGTTTCAATAAGGCTTAAGAGGATGGGGACAAAAGGCAAGCCGCATTTTAAGATTGTGGTTTGCGACAGCCACGAAGGCGCGAACTCAAAATCAATAGAGGAAATAGGTTTTTATGACCCGTCAAAAAACCCTGTATATGTAAAAATAGATAAACAGAGGGTCGCGCATTGGATTGGTGTAGGGGCAAAAATGACGGACACCATAAAGAGCATAGTCCAGAAGGCGTGA